From the Saccharomycodes ludwigii strain NBRC 1722 chromosome I, whole genome shotgun sequence genome, one window contains:
- a CDS encoding CoA-binding protein (similar to Saccharomyces cerevisiae YNL253W | TEX1 | TrEX component), with protein sequence MKQNLKAFFSPKTLYFVCGKVYKDTSYANRIVHWFVQHKLPVIPITPSNGIVDLQLDSITKKETKLTHLDIFSSINDALTEVNEQNLIRNFDSISVCFVTRPIITLGILKELPSITSSFKLPINSCWFQPGSWNMDCIKYSEKVLQLGEEKTINDCVLVNGSANYCKSEYGELGLKKLKTQN encoded by the coding sequence ATGAAACAAAACTTGAAGGCTTTTTTCAGTCCTAAGACATTATACTTTGTATGTGGTAAAGTTTACAAAGATACTAGCTATGCCAATCGAATAGTTCACTGGTTTGTTCAACACAAACTACCGGTAATTCCGATAACTCCGTCAAATGGTATCGTGGATCTTCAACTCGATTCaataaccaaaaaagaaaccaaGCTAACTCATTTGGATATTTTCTCCTCAATTAATGATGCCTTGACAGAAGTTAATGAACAGAATTTGATTCGAAATTTTGATAGTATAAGCGTTTGTTTTGTCACCAGACCTATTATAACCTTAGGTATACTGAAAGAATTGCCTTCCATCACTTCCTCTTTTAAATTACCCATTAACAGTTGCTGGTTTCAACCTGGATCTTGGAATATGGACTGTATAAAATATTCAGAAAAGGTTTTGCAACTTGGCGAAGAAAAAACCATCAATGATTGTGTATTAGTCAACGGGTCTGCAAATTATTGTAAAAGTGAATATGGTGAATTAGGGTTAAAGAAActaaaaacacaaaattaa
- the FRS2 gene encoding phenylalanine--tRNA ligase subunit alpha (similar to Saccharomyces cerevisiae YFL022C | FRS2 | phenylalanyl (F)-tRNA Synthetase), with the protein MSTTNLQLDILQKLDTLGEIKSTLTTFPTIDSQTILSCLNSLKANGKLDYSKSDSFAYSLTKEGSEVLNNGSHELRLLKLIESFDKLKINDVMTKMGADGKVGQSRAFKNGWISKTSDNELVLSDKIKNAGGISSIKDETKDLLSEIKNSGNASPKINQKALNDLKKRKLITANKITDFHVVKGADFSTDLVKLETDLTSEMVVTGSYKNLKFKSYNFNSEGLLPQCGALHPLNKVREEFRQIFFSMGFTEMPTNQYVETGFWNFDALYVPQQHPARDLQDTFYLKDPATCDLPEDEQYVANIKAVHENGRFESIGYRYSWKPEESKKLVLRTHTTSISSAMLHKLAKDPKPCRLFSIDRVFRNEAVDATHLAEFHQVEGVLADYNITLGNLIKFMEDFFAKMGVTGLRFKPTYNPYTEPSMEIFSWHEGLAKWVEIGNSGMFRPEMLLSMGLPENLRVLGWGLSLERPTMIKYGVKNIRELLGHKVSLDFIESNPAARLDEDLYE; encoded by the coding sequence ATGTCCACTACCAATTTACAACtagatattttacaaaaattagACACTTTGGGTGAAATTAAATCTACTTTAACTACTTTTCCAACCATTGATTCCCAAACTATTTTATCATGCTTAAACTCTCTAAAGGCAAATGGTAAATTAGATTATTCCAAAAGTGACAGCTTTGCTTATAGTTTGACTAAAGAAGGTTCTGAAGTTTTAAACAATGGCTCCCACGAGTTGAgattattgaaattaattGAATCCTTTGATAAACTAAAGATCAACGATGTTATGACTAAAATGGGTGCTGATGGTAAAGTAGGTCAGTCAAGGGCGTTTAAAAATGGTTGGATTTCCAAGACTTCTGATAATGAATTGGTTTTGAgtgataaaattaaaaatgccGGCGGTATTTCATCAATCAAGGATGAAACAAAAGACTTGCTAtctgaaattaaaaacagcGGTAATGCTTCCCCTAAAATCAATCAAAAAGCTTTAaatgatttgaaaaaaagaaaattaataacCGCTAACAAAATTACTGATTTCCATGTTGTAAAAGGTGCCGATTTTTCTACAGATTTGGTTAAACTAGAAACAGATTTAACTTCAGAAATGGTGGTAACAGGTTCttacaaaaatttgaaatttaaaagCTATAATTTCAATTCTGAAGGCTTGTTACCTCAATGTGGTGCTTTACATCCATTAAATAAAGTTCGTGAAGAATTCagacaaattttttttagtatgGGTTTTACTGAAATGCCAACAAACCAATATGTTGAAACCGGCTTTTGGAATTTCGATGCCTTGTATGTTCCACAACAACATCCAGCAAGAGATTTACAAGacactttttatttaaaagatcCAGCCACTTGTGATTTGCCTGAAGATGAACAATATGTCGCCAATATTAAAGCCGTTCATGAAAATGGTAGATTCGAATCCATTGGTTATAGATATTCTTGGAAGCCAGAAGAATccaaaaaattggttttgAGAACTCATACAACCTCTATCTCTTCGGCCATGTTACACAAGTTAGCTAAAGATCCTAAACCTTGCAGACTTTTCTCCATCGATCGTGTTTTCCGTAACGAAGCTGTCGATGCTACCCATTTGGCTGAGTTCCATCAAGTCGAAGGTGTTTTGGCcgattataatattactcTGGgcaatttaattaaattcatGGAAGATTTCTTTGCCAAAATGGGTGTCACTGGTTTACGTTTCAAACCAACATATAATCCATACACAGAACCTTCCATGGAAATTTTCTCTTGGCATGAAGGTTTGGCTAAATGGGTTGAAATCGGTAATTCAGGTATGTTTAGACCTGAAATGCTTTTGAGTATGGGCTTACCAGAAAACCTAAGGGTCTTGGGCTGGGGTTTGTCTTTAGAAAGACCTACCATGATTAAATACGGTGTCAAAAATATCAGAGAGTTATTGGGTCATAAAGTCTCTCTAGATTTCATCGAAAGTAATCCAGCTGCCAGATTGGATGAAGATTTATACGAGTAA
- the IES3 gene encoding Ies3p (similar to Saccharomyces cerevisiae YLR052W | IES3 | Ino Eighty Subunit), whose product MTEAKDSQQSTSFSLDEYYKLLKEDPQLQNSLKSIQRYKKTSNDPDPFKRVKKTRHNILTVDENNKINYENIRLVPGSFGEYTTNDYNTTLKNETDEPSSQQEQTNSATTNNNDDSNTLKLYNKISSTKIKNYKQQLVGQNDTFLSIPVSPISSDGDNININIQDNTEETQALLHYINDLQKMHTELIDEYRQVKHQQLNWFLKKELMLDANMKLDLYSIRDILTDQLTVDNKSITKSEVLL is encoded by the coding sequence ATGACGGAAGCAAAGGATTCACAACAATCTACTTCATTCTCACTGGatgaatattataaattgttaaaagaaGACCCACAATTACAAAATTCATTGAAATCAATTCAAAggtataaaaaaacaagcaaTGATCCTGATCCATTTAAGAgggttaaaaaaacaagacaTAATATATTGACTGTTGAtgagaataataaaattaattatgaaaatattcGATTGGTACCAGGCAGCTTTGGTGAGTATACAACTAATGACTACAATActacattaaaaaatgaaacgGATGAACCATCGTCACAACAAGAACAAACCAACTCAGCcacaacaaataataacgatGATAGTAACACTCTCAagttatataataaaatatcaagcactaaaattaaaaactataAGCAACAATTAGTCGGTCAAAATGATACTTTTTTAAGTATACCAGTGTCTCCCATCAGCAGCGATggtgataatattaatattaacatACAAGATAATACGGAAGAAACCCAAGCTTTGCTCCATTATATAAAcgatttacaaaaaatgcACACAGAACTAATAGATGAATATAGGCAGGTTAAACACCAACAATTAAAttggtttttaaaaaaagaattaatgTTAGATGCTAATATGAAATTGGATTTATATAGTATTAGAGATATTTTAACTGATCAATTAACagttgataataaatcaattaCCAAAAGTGAGGTGTTATTGTAA
- the FCF2 gene encoding Fcf2p (similar to Saccharomyces cerevisiae YLR051C | FCF2 | Faf1p Copurifying Factor): MSENILQEKESLDDLFNHLQELEAKKDILDTNKNTGTGFDSNKDELKFEDDVKEQNKQLEFSRIENDLRVLPKLQNNFDSMSKNVAKNNKVRTVKDDILIDTTGNRNGDRLEKDWFSLPKTELTPQIKRDLLLIKHRAALDPKRHYKKDKKWNIPERFSVGTIVEDKCEYYSSRLNKKQRKSNILESLLYEDKQDQKNSRSIRTGKNYFERKYNEIQLKKSSGKRGYYKKVIEKRQKH, encoded by the coding sequence ATGTCTgaaaatatattacaagaaaaagaatcaTTAGATGATCTATTCAATCATTTGCAAGAATTAGAAGCAAAGAAAGACATTCTTgatactaataaaaatactggTACTGGGTTTGATAGCAATAAAGATGAACTAAAATTTGAAGATGATGTGAAGGAACAAAATAAGCAATTGGAATTTTCTCGCATTGAAAATGATTTACGGGTGTTACCGAAATTGCAAAACAACTTTGACTCCATGTCAAAGAATGTTgctaaaaacaataaagtGAGAACAGTCAAGGATGATATATTAATAGACACCACTGGTAATAGGAATGGGGATAGATTGGAGAAGGATTGGTTTAGTTTACCTAAAACAGAATTGACACCGCAAATCAAAAGAGATTTGCTATTAATTAAACATAGAGCAGCATTAGATCCTAAAAGACATTATAAGAAGGATAAGAAATGGAATATTCCTGAAAGGTTTTCTGTTGGCACTATTGTTGAGGATAAATGTGAATATTATAGTAGTAGATTAAACAAGAAACAAAGAAAGTCGAATATATTAGAAAGTTTATTATATGAGGATAAGCAAGATCAAAAGAATAGTAGAAGTATAAGAACGGGAAagaattattttgaaagaaaGTATAATGAGattcaattgaaaaagagTAGTGGTAAAAGGGggtattataaaaaagttattgagAAAAGACAAAAGCATTGA
- the OSW2 gene encoding Osw2p (similar to Saccharomyces cerevisiae YLR054C | OSW2 | Outer Spore Wall): MYENQLVCLTIGDTPTTQFISWRLSLTNVFLIQVADCISSDGLVSWKSTKLGLNFYKPNLFYKDMETLEKDFKRDSKSDLYKVDIVIISCISFKEYQKHCLSLSQIINEKTIIIADANFCVDIELCLYTNLQNIFGGILSILCDVETRNLSSGSYALVSDCIRVFLGVTYISNEPAYAEDIIKFKQLNNKKLKHQIEDKKSVLNIFYLLIREHTTKYIEIISTESNEMALKVWLYIIPRISLNTISIIFDQLDYSLLLQQNFARAIFQELVDELIVLSYRHSHILPKQFMKKEIEITDSTDPNVIVEICQNINYDTIEKLIIDRKRELDRFTINEYPEFLTLSFEAYCFYHKLEYPAYILLYQPIFLADFFKVKCSSLKFLFGFYSRLLAISGYAIEGGTSIATTPDVLFGKRLHITNSVPPETTKKDNKTRGKRNRNREGKPTGAKKGKSKNIRSSEKSPISTSRNNKSSEELQDEQIQKSLEDLFIEIASVSSGSKSTDDGDVKNKMKEGNGNDAEYWSSGDDISDSEKFLNTLSNAELLKLNTKYVENYRKNEQNILKLHTHEDFNEEKGRGTGTDDFGPSNYVDPNMSVYLPNFSTRPTRYKQKQANIYYSYANSETPAASLRAYSNQITDFEKEIRSHNFTSVPKFHGNELTVSPEKNKQLITKDVLEKRKQLKSIMRACREHNVTQTYQFGNDRYSAKIYDNDKLLHNYIDLISSVNMGGILDLTTSRYGSVDTAEKIEQDCRTKKKRLAKHTQLLLTSTKSDETEPINYCLKTTKK, encoded by the coding sequence ATGTACGAGAATCAGCTTGTGTGTCTAACCATTGGCGATACGCCAACAACCCAATTCATATCCTGGAGATTAAGTTTAACaaatgtatttttaatacaagTTGCTGATTGCATATCAAGTGATGGTTTAGTGTCATGGAAATCTACAAAATTAggtttaaatttttataagcccaatctattttataaagatatggagactttagaaaaagattttaaaagagATTCAAAGTCCGACCTCTATAAAgttgatattgttattatttcatGTATATCTTTTAAAGAATACCAAAAGCATTGCCTTTCGTTATcacaaattattaatgaaaaaacaataatcatAGCAGATGCAAATTTTTGTGTGGATATAGAATTATGTCTATACACTAATTTGCAAAACATTTTTGGTGGgattttatcaatattgTGTGATGTAGAAACCAGAAATTTATCATCCGGATCTTATGCATTGGTCAGTGATTGCATTCGTGTATTTTTAGGCGTTACCTATATTTCAAATGAGCCTGCATATGCTGAAGacattataaaatttaaacaattaaataataaaaaattaaaacaccaaatcgaagataaaaaatctGTCTTAAATATCTTTTACCTGTTAATCAGAGAGCATActacaaaatatattgaaattattaGTACCGAAAGTAACGAGATGGCATTGAAAGTATGGTTATATATTATTCCACGCATTTCTTTGAACACCATATCTATTATATTCGACCAATTGGATTATTCCTTACTTTTACAACAAAACTTTGCAAGAGCCATTTTTCAAGAGCTAGTTGACGAATTAATTGTACTAAGTTATCGTCATTCGCATATTTTACCTAAACAATTTatgaaaaaggaaatagaAATTACAGATAGTACTGATCCAAACGTTATTGTTGAAATTtgtcaaaatataaattacgATACTATTGAAAAGCTGATCATTGATAGAAAAAGGGAGTTGGATAGGTTTACTATTAATGAATATCCAGAATTTTTGACGTTGTCTTTTGAGGCATATTGTTTCTATCACAAGTTGGAGTATCCTGCATACATTTTACTTTATCAACCGATTTTTTTGGccgatttttttaaagtgaAATGTTCTTCATTAAAATTTCTATTCGGTTTTTATTCACGATTATTGGCAATTAGTGGTTATGCTATTGAAGGCGGTACATCAATTGCTACAACGCCCGATGTATTATTTGGTAAAAGGTTGCATATCACAAATTCTGTACCTCCTGAAACAACTAAGAAAGATAACAAGACAAGAGGAAAGAGGAATCGTAACAGAGAAGGTAAACCCACCGGTgctaaaaaaggaaaatccaaaaatattaggAGCAGTGAAAAGTCACCTATATCGACTTCTAGGAACAACAAATCTAGCGAAGAACTTCAAGACGaacaaattcaaaaaagcttggaagatttatttatagaGATAGCTTCAGTTTCTTCTGGCTCAAAAAGTACCGATGATGGCGAtgttaaaaacaaaatgaaaGAGGGAAATGGAAATGATGCTGAATATTGGTCTTCTGGCGATGATATTTCAGATTctgaaaagtttttaaacaCTCTTTCCAACGCAGAATTGCTGAAActaaatacaaaatatgtTGAAAATTACAGGAAGAATGAACAAAACATCTTGAAATTGCATACTCATGAAGATTttaatgaagaaaaagggCGTGGCACTGGTACTGATGATTTCGGACCATCTAATTATGTTGATCCAAATATGAGTGTATACCTTCCAAATTTTTCCACTAGACCCACAagatataaacaaaaacaagcgaatatatattatagtTATGCTAATTCAGAAACACCAGCTGCGTCATTAAGGGCTTACTCAAATCAAATAACTGATTTTGAGAAGGAAATTAGATCGCATAATTTTACTAGCGTACCAAAATTTCATGGAAATGAGTTGACAGTTAGTCCtgagaaaaataaacagtTGATTACAAAAGATGTgttggaaaaaagaaaacaactTAAAAGTATCATGAGGGCATGCAGGGAACATAATGTCACACAAACCTATCAGTTTGGAAATGATCGGTATTCTGCTAAAATATATGATAACGATAAATTATTACATAATTATATCGATTTAATATCCAGTGTTAATATGGGTGGGATATTAGATTTGACCACAAGTAGGTATGGTTCTGTTGATACTGctgaaaaaattgaacaagATTGCagaacaaagaaaaaaagattagcTAAACATACTCAGTTATTGCTTACAAGTACCAAATCTGATGAAACAGAACCAATCAACTATTGTTTAaaaactacaaaaaaatga
- a CDS encoding uncharacterized protein (similar to Saccharomyces cerevisiae YMR172W | HOT1 | High-Osmolarity-induced Transcription), producing MNAPLVFNSTYQKELSAFNNSPLLSTPNMFSNEEDLDNAIDSLKTKFTEMIKMIDQETVLLDTESKFLMNLFSTSTVAQENESNLYNYSKQNSNDDLNTYSTDNNDYSLESENGNDSTGSFCYTVVNEIIDVLDKIQVENLQMVTTPASKMKKNDVVLIKSPNSIKNLWIEYYYKPKDWPESLKAILKDQTSKTHSFDPAEKGFKYEELLQREYSIKELEEAYGSAWRSHNKNLSRQINRRKKIWNTIEEGIVNGIELVDCLEVLEKYLSDAGKGLSYFYNGVPFKISELYLQDSKSP from the coding sequence ATGAATGCTCCTTTGGTTTTTAATTCAACTTACCAAAAAGAGCTTTCAGCTTTCAACAATTCTCCATTATTAAGTACTCCTAACATGTTTTCTAATGAAGAAGATTTAGATAATGCTATAGACTCActcaaaacaaaatttacGGAAATGATTAAAATGATCGATCAAGAAACTGTCTTATTAGATACAGAATCGAAATTTCTCATGAACTTATTCAGTACATCAACAGTAGCACAAGAAAATGAATCGAACCTTTATAACTATTCAAAGCAGAACAGCAATGATGATCTTAATACGTATAGTACAGATAATAACGATTACAGTCTTGAAAGTGAAAACGGTAACGATAGTACAGGTAGTTTTTGTTATACGGTAGTGAATGAAATTATAGACGTTTTGGATAAGATACAAGTGGAAAATTTGCAAATGGTTACCACGCCAGCCtccaaaatgaaaaaaaatgatgtGGTCCTAATAAAGTCAccaaattcaataaaaaaccTTTGGATTGAGTACTATTACAAACCAAAGGATTGGCCAGAATCTTTAAAAGCGATTTTAAAGGATCAGACATCAAAGACACATTCGTTCGATCCAGCGGAGAAGGGCTTTAAGTATGAGGAACTACTCCAAAGAGAGTATTCTataaaagaattagaaGAGGCATATGGTTCAGCCTGGCGTAgtcataataaaaatctttCTAGACAAATTAATAgacgaaaaaaaatatggaatACCATCGAGGAAGGGATTGTTAATGGTATTGAATTAGTTGATTGTTTGGAGGTCTTAGAAAAGTACTTATCTGATGCTGGCAAAGGATtaagttatttttacaaCGGTGTTCCATTCAAAATTTCGGAATTATATTTGCAAGATTCAAAATCACCTTGA